A part of Salvelinus alpinus chromosome 5, SLU_Salpinus.1, whole genome shotgun sequence genomic DNA contains:
- the bmpr1ba gene encoding bone morphogenetic protein receptor type-1B, with translation MLVLWEGAHWSHLILLGLLSLRYQTYANVLDSMLLRTLGKVAVDSGKDASGNTAPALPQRQLWCYCYHHCPEDSTNNTCRTDGYCFTMVDEEEGGVPVLTSGCLGLVGSEFQCRDTGNSRLRRSLECCTDQDYCNKDLHPTLPPLKTPNYADGNIHHMALLISVTVCSIILALIIIFCYFRYKRQESGPRYSIGLEQDESYIPPGESLRDLIEQSQSSGSGSGLPLLVQRTIAKQIQMVKQIGKGRYGEVWMGKWRGERVAVKVFFTTEEASWFRETEIYQTVLMRHENILCFIAADIKGTGSWTQLYLITDYHEGGSLYDYLKSTTLDTKAMLRLAYSSVSGLCHLHTEIFGTQGKPAIAHRDLKSKNILVKKNGACCIADLGLAVKFISDTNEVDIPPNTRVGTKRYMPPEVLDESLNRNHFQSYIMADMYSFGLILWEIARRCVSGGIVEEYQLPYHDLVPSDPSYEDMREVVCIKRLRPSFPNRWTSDECLRQMGKLMTECWAHNPASRLTALRVKKTLAKMSESQDIKL, from the exons CTAACGTTCTGGACAGTATGTTGCTGAGGACTTTGGGGAAGGTGGCGGTGGACAGTGGAAAGGACGCCAGTGGGAACACAGCCCCAGCCCTGCCCCAGCGACAGCTCTGGTGTTACTGCTATCACCACTGTCCTGAGGACTCCACCAACAACACCTGCAG GACGGATGGGTACTGCTTCACCATGGTggatgaagaggagggaggggtccCTGTCCTCACATCAGGATGTCTGGGTCTAGTGGGATCAGAGTTCCAGTGCAGG GATACAGGCAACTCCCGACTGAGAAGATCCCTGGAGTGCTGTACTGACCAGGACTACTGCAACAAAGACCTGCACCCCACCCTGCCTCCACTCAAAACACCCA attaTGCAGATGGGAACATTCACCACATGGCTCTGCTCATCTCCGTGACTGTGTGCAGCATCATCCTGGCTCTCATCATTATTTTCTGCTACTTCAG gtACAAGCGCCAGGAGTCTGGGCCACGCTACAGCATTGGTCTGGAGCAGGATGAGTCCTACATCCCTCCGGGAGAGTCTCTCAGAGACCTCATAGAACAGTCCCAGAGttcaggcagtggctcaggtctCCCCCTGCTG gtGCAGCGCACCATAGCCAAGCAGATTCAGATGGTTAAGCAGATTGGAAAGGGCCGCTACGGGGAGGTGTGGATGGgcaagtggagaggagagagggtggccGTCAAAGTCTTCTTCACCACCGAAGAGGCCAGCTGGTTCAGAGAGACTGAGATTTACCAGACTGTCCTCATGAGACACGAGAACATACTGT GCTTCATAGCGGCGGACATCAAGGGAACAGGCTCGTGGACCCAGCTCTACCTGATCACAGACTACCATGAGGGTGGCTCTCTGTACGACTACCTCAAGTCCACCACGCTGGACACCAAGGCCATGCTGCGGCTGGCCTACTCCTCAGTGTCAGGCCTCTGTCACCTCCACACAGAGATCTTTGGCACCCAGGGCAAGCCGGCCATCGCCCACAGAGACCTGAAGAGCAAGAACATCCTGGTGAAGAAGAATGGAGCCTGTTGCATCGCTGACCTGGGCCTGGCCGTCAAATTCATCAG TGACACCAACGAGGTGGACATCCCTCCTAACACCAGGGTGGGCACCAAGCGCTACATGCCCCCAGAGGTCCTGGATGAGAGCCTCAACAGGAACCACTTCCAGTCCTACATCATGGCCGACATGTACAGCTTCGGCCTCATCCTCTGGGAGATCGCAAGGCGCTGCGTCTCAGGAG GTATTGTAGAGGAGTACCAGCTACCGTACCATGACCTGGTGCCCTCTGACCCCTCGTATGAGGACATGAGAGAGGTGGTCTGCATCAAGAGGTTACGACCTTCCTTCCCCAACCGCTGGACTAGCGACGAG TGCCTTAGGCAGATGGGCAAGTTGATGACGGAGTGTTGGGCCCACAACCCGGCCTCTCGCCTCACGGCACTGCGCGTCAAGAAGACCCTGGCCAAGATGTCAGAGTCTCAGGATATTAAACTGTGA